From the genome of Salvia splendens isolate huo1 chromosome 7, SspV2, whole genome shotgun sequence:
aaaaaaaagtaattaaattatcgcaagcattttcccctcgaactatatttatttcggacttaggatataattattcattcgttgaaatattccggaattaattaaataattcgccactattaattatcggcccaaagatttatttaaaagcctcaagtttaattatttcccccactttatatctccaattaaaattttcaagccCAAACAATTAAATGAGAGCCCAAACATCCAATTTATATTGTTGAGGCCAAATTTCTTTCCTTAAAAAGACAcaagcccaaacttaaattaaatccCACAAATTATAAGGCCCAAATTCTAATAAAGAACAAAAGCCCAATGTTTTGAAAACTACTCCCACCCCACGTCTGTCACActctctctccttcttcttctcttttcttctctctcgcCCAAATTGCAGTCAAATTCCCCATCGTCGTCGCTTCTCCGATTCACCCTTCGCCGGCCGCCGCTGCTGTGGGAATCACGTCGTCGCTgctgtcgttgttcgatccagcCGGGGAGTGCCGCTGCCGGTGGTCGTGCAGCCGTCGCCGGGAGGAGCTGCTGCTGCCGTCGGGAGGAGGCTGCTGCACTGGACCTAGCCGCTGCGTCGTTGCTGCTGCTGTACCGGGATCGATATCGCGATGCCGCTGCCCCGCGCACACCGCCGTCGCTGCCGGGAGGTGCTGCCTCCGGTCAGCCCCCGATTCCGCCCCGATTTCCTCCCCGAAGGTAAGTTCTTTATTTGATTTCgtgaattaaaatttatttctgtAGTTTAGTTTGCTTTGATTCATTCGATTAGGAGATATATCACAGATTGTGGCAACAGTAGGGTGTAAAATATATGAATGCAGTAGTATGAAATTGGAAATTTGGATGGGAGAGGTGTATACCTTCAATTTGCAGACGGATTTTGAAAGAGTAGATGATGAATCTTTTCCCGATTTTAATTCTGGTTTTCTGTAGAGAAGAGTGAATGAGTTGATTTCAGAGCATGTAGAATAGAGAGAAAAATTCTGCAGAGTTTACCTTGAATTGAAGTTGTGAAGAAGAAGGCTTGGTTTTCTTGCTGCAGAGGACGTGTAGAATAGGCATAATGAATTGGTTGGGTGATTAAATTAAAGGGATGAGTGGTTTGGATGTGGGAGAGATTTAAGGGAGTGGGGAGAGAGGGGAGAACGGTTTTGACGTGTGTGAGGGGAGGAAGAATTCGAaattcccttttttttcttctttgaatTAAtctgaatttatttggtatttatttgcagtTCACGGAAGAGGAATATCtactcacggaggaggaaaatctgcgtagaatatttaattaaagatattttattttaattagtttagtttaattcacaacccattgtattttatattaaattgtgcagtccgcaacttatttatcacggactggatttttataacatttatttaatttatcggatccaacacagAATTGAGTCCAATAGATATTCTTCACGGacaggaattaattaaattcgcgcagtcatttatttcacaaatctctagtccagcaacaattaattcacggacttcgcaaAATAAAAGCATTAatacaagtactttagggttcgaaaagtggggcgttacatcctaccacccttaacagaaatttcgtcccgaaatttttaccctcaagtaaagagttccgggtacaattccatcattttatcctcattctcccacgtggcttcttcatgcccatgattttcccaaagtactttcacacaagcaacaGGTTTATTTATCACATTCTGGATCTTTCGGTCCAGAATagattggggtctctcctcgtagctcaagtctgggttcaacgcgacttcttcGAAATGGATCACGTGTTTTGGGTGGAACACGTATTTccgtaactgcgacacatggaaaacgttgtACACATTTCCAAGGCTTGGTGGCAGCGCCAATCGGTATGCAACGGGGcccactccttcaagaatttcgtaaggtccaataaatcgtggcttcaatttgcccttgacgccaaatcgtgttatcccttttgacggAGATACCTTCAAGAAAACTTTATCGTCAGCTTGGAATTGTAAATCGGTTCGTCGGACATCCGTGTATGATttttgtctgtcttgagcttcttttatcctctcacgaatttgtcgaacgattCCCACCATCTCTTCGACTGCATCAGGTCTGAgtattcttctctcgccaacttcatcccagtagagcggcgatctacactttcttccgtataatgcctcgtacggtgccatgtttatcgttgcctgaaaactgttgttgtaggcgaactagatcagtggtagtgctgcctcccaacttcctcctcggtcgagtaccacggctctcaacatatcctcgagagtttggattgttctttcggactgtccatcggtttgcggGTGAAACGCTGTACTTCCAAGCTCCTTCTGTAAACTTACCCAGAATCTTGAggtgaatttcgggtcacggtcggacgtgatagtcactgggactccatgcaatcgaactATCTCCCTTATGTAGATTTGAGCCAATTTGTTGGACCCATAGCTTATGAGAATCGGTatgaaatgcgcactcttggtaagtcgatctataattacccaaatggcggtgttccctctcagagtccttggcaaacctgtcacgaaatccatggctatgtgctcccatttccactcaggaATTTCCAGTGGTTGTAGcttcccatacggtcgttgatgtagaatcttcacttgctggcagactAAACATCTCTCGACGAATgacgctatatccctcttcataccattccaccaaacgcatcttgctgaactcgcgaatcaggctttcctctttggtgagaaaagtggccagttgggaatggtccttccggctcaatgcatctgccactacatttgctttgccggggtgataattgatgccacaatcgtagtcctttaccaactcgagccatcttcgttgccgcatgttcagatctttctgctcgaagaaatacttcagGCTTTTGTGATCCGTGCAGATCTCACATcggactccgtagagatgatgtctccaaatctttaaggcgtgcaCTACCGCTGCTAGCttcaagtcgtgggttggatagttcaactcgtatggcctcaattgtcgtgacgcgtaagcaatcactttgttgttttgcatcaacacacatccaagtcccacctttgaAGCAtcagtgtataccacgtagttcactccaggctctggcacagctagaatcgatgcactagttagcttttccttcaacagctggaaacttgcctcacactctggggtccatttgacttttacccccttcttgagttgttgggtcatgggtctcgctatcttggagaatccctctataaaccttcagtagtatcctgccaagcctaggaaactccgaatctcgtttggtgttgaggGTGCTTTCCATTATTataccgcctcaaccttggcggggTCCACTCGGATTCCCTCTGCTGACACAAcgtgaccaaggaagttcacttccttaagccaaaactcgcacttgctgaatttggcatacagtttctcactcctcaacgtctccaatgTGATTCGCAGGTGTTCCTcatgttcctcctcgtcctTCGAGTAGACaagtacatcatctatgaacaccaaaacgaatttatccaaatatggatggaacactcgattcatcaagtccatgaataccgcacgtgcatttgtcaatccaaacggcattaccacaaactcatagtgaccatatctcgtgtggaaagcagtcttcggtatgtcttctcgtcggactctcaactgatggtatccagaccttaagtccatctttgagaacacaccagctcctcgaagttgatcgaataggtcatctattctcggcagtggatatttgttcttgagagtcatcttgttcaactctctataatcgatacacattctcatcaatccatccttcttcttcacaaaaagcacaggcgcgccccacgttgaaacactgggtctaatgaaacccaagcCCATAAGCTCTtgtagttgtatcttgagttcttccaactctttagACTCTATTCGGTATGGGGCCTTGGACACcggtgccgaccctggctctaggtcaattgtgaactccaattgtcgatctggcggtggacCAGGCAACGCTTCAGGAAAgacgtctggaaattctcgtaccacagcaacatcctccactttcctttctttcttctcatctccttgtagatagactagataggcaggacgcccttttctcaaCATCATTGTGGCTTGGAGTGCGGAGATGATGGACGTTTTTTTGTTCATCGGGATTCCATGATACACGATTGGTTCCTTTCCAGGGGCTCGTAatgatatttgtctctccttacatCGAATCGTAGCAAAATTTGCagtcaaccaatccattcccaagattacaTCGACATCTTTCATGGCCATAACTTGTAAGTTGTGCGCGACTAGCCTAAGTTCTCCCATAACAATTTTTACGTTCGAGCATATTTGAGAAATCTCTATTAcccctcccactggtgaggtcaccatcatcttatgttcagatttagtAACTGGCAAACTTAATGTGTCCACACATAGTTCCGATATGAAAGAATgtgatgcacccgtatcaaacaacacaataaTAGGTGTGTCGAGAAGTtcgcccatacctgccaaattccaGTTCTCGTAACTCCCTTGTTCAGTCTTGGGTTGTCTAAAACTCAgcgcatatgctctagcctgggagggaagtcttggacggtgaggttgttgttgtcgcggaggttgatcaTGATTCGTCCTTGGTGGTGCTGGTGGTGCCCTCGACTGCGGACGGAACCCTTGGTTGTTCTACCTTGAACCCATCCCCGcgttcttgctcggacactctctagagaagtggccatttccaccacagttgaagcacttTGTGGTGTTCTGTATTCTGCATTCTCCGaaatggtacttggagcacacattgcattgtgGTGGTCTGGGTCGGAAGTCACCCCTCTGGCTAGAGAAATTCTGTCTGTCTCCATATTGTGGTCGGTTTTGGATAGGCTGGTACCTCTTGTTTTCATAGTGGGTCTTGTTCCcatcccacttcctcttctcccggGAATGATGTGGTGGGGGTAAGGCCAGTGTAGCGTTCTCCGTCActctctccttgggcatagctgcctcaacatCTAACGCAAGGCCCAACGCTTCTGCATATGTATGTCTTAGACCCTCACGGAACTTCTCGGCCAGTTTCTCATTAGTATCAACTTGTTCAGGTGCATATTGGGTCATATCGCAGAGTGTGCAATCATGTTCTGTCACTGACATGCGCCCTTGGGTTAAGTTATAGAACTCAGCCGCCTTCGCCTTTCGGTAGCTCTTTGGCACGTACTTGTTATATATTGCCTCCTTGAAATTCTCCCAAGTTATTCTACCCATTTGATCTCGTGGTGTGGTcttcatcttggtatcccaccagaagtcagctAACCCAGTTAattggtaggtcacacaagcTATTCGTTCTGCATCGTTGCACATCAGAATCGTGAAAATACGCTCCAAAGCGCGTATCCAACTTTCAGCCTTTTCcggctctcccattccatcgaagaCAGGTGGTTTTTGTTTCAGGAACAACTTCACAATTTCTCGGTCTACTTGAGGCGGAGGAGGTGGTGAAGGTGGTTGTGGGGTTGTTTGCGCTACACTCTCGTCTACCGTCGTCTGTGGTGTAGTCGCCCGGTTCCCATTCCTTACtttacgtcttggcggcattctgattcattaCCAATCAAACGGGTTATTATCGCACTTATTCAAATCTATCAATAGTCATGTTGTATAGTTGGAAGGGTCATATAATATTTCACAAGTAGGGATCAAGGGACAATTGCACAACAAGACAAAAGATAATTGTGTCATGGATAGAGTAGGACCATTGTATCATGGTGTAGCAAAAGATATTCGCTCAACAGGATTGCAAAAGACATTTGCACAATAGAATAAAGAGAAACAATTGTATCATGGATTAGCAAAAGATGTTCGCACAATGGGACAACAAAAGACGTTTGGACAACAAAATAACCAAGGGCGGTTACACAATAAGATATCAAGAACAATTGCACAATAGAATATCAAAAGAAAATGGCCCAACAAGGTAGCAAAAGTAGAAGTTTCCATAATAAAACGTTGCCTCTAAGAGATCTCAGTATCAATCATAATCAAAGAAGGGGAAGCCAAAACGTGGAAATAAAATGAGTAATAGTCTTGCAAAACAATATGGTATCAAAACAAGAGAGAAACGAAACAATCTATCCCACGACTATTGTTCCTAAATTTCTCTTTCCTCCCTCTCCCCCTCCTCCTTCTCGGTCTCACCATCAGTCTCCATATTCGGGTTCCCTTCTTCCTCGAAGggttcctcctcttcctcatcttcttcttcttcagcgCGTACTGGTGAAGGAACTATCGTGATTATCTACTCGACCTCCCTTTCTATTCTTAAAGGGGCTGAAGTGCGCATCCCGAGCCTTGTTCTTCTGGGCACGCGTGAGACATGTGGCTCACTATCGTATCAATACTTCTTTATGAGAGCTTGATCCGGCGGAAAGATCTGCGGAGGTGGGGAACGTGGCGGTCCATCGGTTGC
Proteins encoded in this window:
- the LOC121740818 gene encoding uncharacterized protein LOC121740818, translating into MPILHVLCSKKTKPSSSQLQFKKTRIKIGKRFIIYSFKIRLQIEELTFGEEIGAESGADRRQHLPAATAVCAGQRHRDIDPGTAAATTQRLGPVQQPPPDGSSSSSRRRLHDHRQRHSPAGSNNDSSDDVIPTAAAAGEG